In Helianthus annuus cultivar XRQ/B chromosome 3, HanXRQr2.0-SUNRISE, whole genome shotgun sequence, a single window of DNA contains:
- the LOC110932031 gene encoding uncharacterized protein LOC110932031, producing MLTLDSDEDDVFLCTDEDPYKGISKDYLDHGDQVLTCQVCSAKLWTSEGGKDRLTINKICYSMCCGYGKVQLPPLKDAHPSYQNLFSSSNAKSKSFLKNIRRYNSMFSFTSMDGKVESNINKGNAPFIYRISGQNYHCMGSLKPPDGNEAKFCQLYIHDTENEITNRQALFSKRTKPSSPTDKELDVEMIEYLRALLDSQNMLVKTYRMVRDHFHQSPEANLSLRLIYRRENDGRTYNLPTTSEVAALVVGDIDKAIDHHDIVVETQSGMLQRISELHPSYLALQYPLLFPYGDDGYRVDIPHRDFMSTQKKIKPKCTMREFFSYRIQDRTYGFSLILNGRRLLQQFLVDAYTMIESERLKYIRRQQANLRSETFENLQKYKSKGKEVLTDTGKPVILPSSFTGGARFMQQNYLDAMALCKWYGYPDFFITITCNPKWPEVKRFLKDSTIKAEDRPDILCRLFKMKLDSLLKDLKDSKYFGETNFVVYTVEFQKRGLPHAHICVFMKVDQKLPTIDQIDPCISAEILDKKEDPELYSLVTDYIIQGPCGNANLNCPCMVDKRCSKNFPKKFTPHTTIDSGGFPVYRKRDSGHIVIKSSVRLDNGNVVPYNKRLLKRYQAHINVKWCNQAGSVKYLFKYINKGPDMATAVVSDDTNSTIKEKPKDESKEYYDCRYISACEASWRIFSNENVVYGADDDIDNVLSKPSVSSSIFVQWMKLNETNEDARKLTYVEFPSKFVWILKDRCWQVRKSYQCVGWIHYVSPALGEPYFLRILLNKVKGPRSFKEIRTVNGQLFLTFRDACYAMGLLDDDNKYVVAIKEASFEGHVGYLRGLFATLLFSSLVLPEYQIKNLTLLKIEKYLISNGSSLRRFVTMPYPDDNSLRDASNRLINEELSYDVDEVQAEFNRLHQSLTDEQRVVFDEIMEAVVGRKGGFFCLWLRWNWKNLFMEDFSQLFNVEME from the exons ATGCTGACTTTGGATTCAGATGAAGACGATGTGTTTTTGTGCACTGATGAAGATCCTTATAAAGGGATATCTAAAG ATTATTTGGACCATGGTGACCAAGTGCTTACATGTCAGGTTTGTAGTGCAAAGTTATGGACATCAGAAGGTGGAAAAGATCGTTTAACTATAAATAAGATATGTTATAGTATGTGTTGTGGGTATGGTAAAGTTCAGCTACCGCCTTTAAAGGATGCACATCCATCTTATCAAAATTTGTTTTCTTCCTCAAATGCAAAAAGCAAGTCCTTCCTGAAGAACATAAGACGATACAACTCTATGTTCTCTTTTACATCTATGGATGGAAAGGTTGAATCTAATATCAACAAGGGCAATGCTCCATTTATATATCGTATCAGTGGCCAAAACTATCATTGCATGGGGAGTCTCAAACCTCCAGATGGAAATGAAGCTAAGTTTTGTCAGCTATACATACATGATACTGAAAATGAAATAACAAACAGACAGGCATTATTCAG CAAACGAACTAAACCTTCATCGCCTACTGATAAAGAACTTGATGTTGAAATGATAGAGTATTTGAGGGCTTTATTAGATTCacaaaatatgttggttaagacATATAGGATGGTCAGAGACCATTTTCACCAATCTCCAGAGGCCAACCTTAGTCTGCGACTTATATATAGAAGAGAAAACGATGGCAGGACATATAACTTACCCACCACATCTGAAGTTGCTGCTTTGGTTGTCGGAGACATAGATAAAGCTATAGACCATCATGATATTGTTGTCGAGACGCAGTCGGGAATGCTGCAGCGTATTAGCGAATTACACCCATCGTATCTTGCTCTGCAATATCCGTTACTTTTCCCATATGGTGATGATGGTTATAGAGTTGATATTCCTCATAGAGATTTTATGTCCacacaaaagaaaataaaaccaAAGTGCACAATGAGAGAATTTTTTTCATATAGGATCCAAGATAGAACTTATGGATTTTCCTTAATTTTAAATGGGCGAAGGTTGTTACAACAGTTTTTGGTTGATGCGTACACAATGATTGAGAGCGAAAGACTAAAGTACATCCGTAGGCAACAAGCGAACCTTCGCTCTGAAACATTTGAGAATCTTCAAAAGTATAAATCTAAAGGTAAGGAAGTTTTAACAGATACTGGAAAGCCTGTTATACTTCCTTCTTCATTTACTGGTGGTGCAAGATTCATGCAACAAAATTACCTCGATGCAATGGCCTTATGTAAGTGGTATGGGTACCCTGATTTCTTCATAACTATAACGTGTAATCCTAAGTGGCCTGAAGTAAAAAGATTTCTAAAAGATTCAACCATCAAAGCCGAAGACAGGCCTGACATATTGTGTCGATTGTTTAAAATGAAGCTTGATTCCTTACTCAAAGATTTGAAGGATTCTAAGTATTTCGGTGAGACTAACTTTG ttgtttatACAGTAGAATTTCAAAAGCGTGGTCTTCCTCATGCTCATATATGCGTATTCATGAAGGTCGATCAAAAACTTCCAACTATAGATCAGATAGATCCATGTATTTCTGCTGAGATTCTCGATAAAAAAGAAGATCCTGAACTTTATTCTCTTGTGACTGATTATATAATTCAAGGTCCGTGTGGGAATGCTAATTTGAATTGTCCTTGCATGGTTGATAAAAGATGTTCAAAAAACTTTCCGAAGAAATTCACACCACATACAACTATTGATTCAGGTGGTTTTCCTGTATACAGAAAAAGAGATTCAGGTCATATAGTTATAAAATCTAGTGTTAGATTAGACAACGGAAATGTTGTTCCTTATAACAAAAGGCTTTTGAAAAGATATCAAGCACACATTAATGTTAAATGGTGTAATCAAGCCGGTTCAGTGAAATATTTGTTCAAGTACATTAACAAAGGCCCTGATATGGCTACTGCGGTAGTTTCTGATGATACAAATTCAACCATCAAGGAAAAGCCAAAAGACGAGAGCAAGGAGTATTATGATTGTAGATATATTTCAGCGTGTGAGGCATCCTGGAGAATATTCTCTAATGAG AATGTTGTGTATGGTGCGGATGACGATATTGATAATGTTTTAAGCAAGCCTTCTGTTTCTTCTTCAATATTTGTGCAATGGATGAAGTTGAACGAGACAAATGAAGATGCTAGAAAGCTGACTTATGTTGAGTTTCCTTCCAAATTTGTTTGGATACTTAAAGATAGATGTTGGCAGGTACGTAAGTCGTACCAGTGTGTTGGCTGGATTCATTATGTATCTCCTGCATTGGGCGAACCTTATTTTTTGAGGATACTACTCAATAAAGTTAAAGGGCCTAGATCATTCAAGGAGATACGTACAGTTAACGGTCAATTATTCCTGACTTTTAGAGATGCTTGCTATGCGATGGGACTCTTAGATGATGACAATAAATACGTTGTGGCCATTAAAGAAGCAAGTTTTGAAGGACATGTTGGATATCTTCGAGGGTTATTTGCTACCCTACTTTTCTCAA GTTTAGTGCTTCCTGAATATCAGATTAAGAACCTTACTTTGTTGAAAATTGAAAAATATTTAATTTCCAATGGTTCATCATTACGAAGGTTTGTCACTATGCCGTACCCTGATGACAATTCCTTACGTGATGCTTCTAATCGTCTGATCAATGAAGAGCTGTCATATGACGTAGATGAAGTACAAGCTGAGTTTAACAGGTTGCATCAATCTCTTACAGATGAACAACGAGTGGTTTTTGACGAAATAATGGAAGCAGTTGTAGGCCGTAAAGGAGGCTTTTTTTGTCTATGGTTACGGTGGAACTGGAAAAACCTTTTTATGGAAGACTTTAGCCAGCTATTCAATGTAGAAATGGAATAG